The Photobacterium sanguinicancri genome includes the window CTTGGATTGCGAGTGATCGGTGAATCGCCATATCAGATCACTACCAGTAAAGGCACGGTATTTTGGATCCTAGATTTTGCGATGCTGCATAATGCATGCAAGGGCATTGATCTTCGAGAAGCTCGTGATCGTTTCCAAGAAGCATTTTCGGCTATTTGGCATGGCACATTAGAAAGTGATGGCTTTAATCGCTTGGTATTATGTGCAGGGCTAACAGGCCGTGAAATTACTATTTTACGCAGTTATGCACGCTATATGCGCCAAGTTGGCTTCCCATTCAGTCAACATTACATTGAAGAAACGCTATCGAGCCATAATGATCTTGCACGTGATCTTGTTGCACTCTTCAAGTTGCGTTTTGATCCAACCAAGAAGCATTCAGAGAAAGCAGAGCAAAACCTGATCGCCAAGCTGAATGACAAACTGGATCATGTCGAAAGCCTAGATGATGACCGTATTATTCGTCGTTATATGGAAATGATCTTAGCGACACAGCGTACCAACTATTACCAACTTGATGACAATGGTAAAAACAAACCTTGGCTATCGCTGAAACTACGTCCGTCAGACATTCCTGATATCCCACAGCCAGTGCCATTCTTTGAGATCTTCGTTTACGCACCTGACATTGAGGGTGTTCACCTTCGTGGTGGTAAAGTTGCGCGTGGTGGTTTGCGTTGGTCGGATCGTCAAGAAGATTTCCGTACCGAGATCCTGGGTCTGGTTAAAGCGCAGCAAGTGAAGAACACAGTTATTGTACCTGTTGGCGCAAAAGGTGGCTTTATTTGTAAGCGTCAGCCACAAATGACAACGCGTGAAGAGATTTGGACGGAAGGTCAGCGCTGTTATAAACGCTTTATCCGTGCCTTGCTTGATGTAACAGATAACATTATTGATGGTGAGCTAATTCCACCAACCAATGTGGTTCGCCATGATGAAGATGATCCGTATTTGGTTGTTGCGGCAGATAAAGGTACAGCGACATTCTCTGATTTAGCGAACTCTGTCTCTGAAGATTATAACTTCTGGCTGGGGGATGCTTTTGCATCGGGTGGCTCAAATGGTTACGACCATAAGAAAATGGGTATCACAGCAAAAGGTGCATGGGAATCAGTTAAACGCCATTTCCGCGAGTTAGGTACAGATTGCCAAACAACAGACTTCACTTGTGCTGGTGTGGGTGACATGGCGGGTGATGTATTCGGTAATGGTATGCTGCTATCGAAACATATTCGCCTAGTCGCTGCATTTAACCACATGCATATCTTCATTGATCCGAATCCAAATTCAGAAAAAACATGGCCAGAACGTGAACGTTTATTTAATCTGCCACGATCAAGCTGGGAAGATTATGATCAAAGCTTGATCTCTGAAGGCGGTGGTATCTTCTCTCGCCGCAGTAAGTCGATCAAACTGACGCCGCAGATCCAAAAGCTACTGGGGACACGTAAACAAACGATGCCGCCAAACGAATTGATCCGTTTGATTCTACAAATGGAAGTCGATTTACTATGGAATGGTGGTATAGGTACCTACGTTAAAGCTGAATCTCAGACACACACGGATGTAGGTGACCGCGCGAATGATGCTTTGCGTATCAATGGCAATGAGCTACGTGCAAAAGTAGTGGGTGAAGGCGGTAACTTAGGTATGACCCAGCTTGGCCGTGTTGAGTTTGCTAAACGCGGTGGATTGGTGAATACCGATTTCATCGACAACGTAGGTGGTGTTGATTGCTCCGATAACGAAGTGAATATTAAGATCTTACTTAATAGTTTAGTGGCTTGTGGGGATCTAACGTATAAGCAACGTAACCTTCTGCTAGAAAGCATGGAAGACGAAGTTGGCGAGATCGTACTTGATGATGCTTACTGTCAAAGCGAATCAATTTCCGTAACACAGCAGCAGCAAGTGCAGCTGCTAAAAGAGCAAATTCGCTTTATTCATCACTTAGAACGTGAAGGTAAGTTGGATCGTGCACTTGAAGATTTACCGGATGACGAAACACTGGCAGAGCGTGAGAAATCAGGCATCGGCCTAACACGCCCTGAGCTAGCTGTTTTAGTTGCTTACGGAAAAATGGTACTAAAAGAGCAGCTTGTAACGGATGAAATCTCCAATGATCCGTACCATGCTCGGTTGTTACCAGCGTATTTCCCTGCACAGTTAAAAGAGAAATACCGTGCGCAAATGGACAGCCATCCACTGCGTAAAGAACTGATTGCAACCTCGCTTGCGAACCAAATGTCGAACGAGATGGGTTGTAACTTTGTGACTCGCTTACAAGAGGAAACGGGAGCAACAGTTGCTGAAGTCTCTTCAGCGTATGCAGTAGGGCGTAGTGTCTTCAACTTTGATAAGTTCTTTGATCAAATTCGAGCGCTAGACAATGCCGTGTCGGCAGAAACACAGTACGACATGCTTTATCGTTGTCGTCGTATGTTGCGCCGTGCGACACGGTGGATTTTACGTAATCGTGATCGTAAGTTAGGTATAGAGCAGCAAATTTGTGTTTATCAACCTGTTGTGAACACGTTGAATGAGAATTTAGAACGTTACCTTGTAACTGAAGAGGTTCAGGAACACAAAGATCAAGCTGCTATCATGGTCGACAAAGGCGTTCCACAAGCGCTTGCAGATAATATTGCACGTTTAAGTAGTTTGTACTCTGCAATGGATATCGCACAGATTGCTAAAGAGCTTAAACAAGAAATTGACCATATATCGCGTATCTACTTTGTATTAGGGGCTGAACTTTCGTTGCACTGGTTCCTACAGCAAGTAAATAATCAATCGGTTGATAACCACTGGCAGGCTCTTGCTCGTGCGTCATTCCGTGAAGATCTTGATTGGCAGCAGCGTCAATTAACATCGGCCGTTATTACCGCTATGGTTGATGGTTCAACGCCAGAGCAGGGTATTGAAGCTTGGATGCAAGAGCACGATAAAGCTATTTTACGCTGGGAAAGTGTATTAGCTGAGTTTAAGGTTGGTAATGTTCATGAGTTTGCGAAGTTCTCTGTTGCATTACGAGAGTTGATGTTACTTAACTTGAACTGCCGTTCTAGCATCTAACTAATACGGTTATATTAATCAAAAGCCAACGCATTGCGTTGGCTTTTTTGTTGGATGTTATTCGTTAATAAGGAACCATACTGAAAGCAAACTTAAACGATCCTTTTTAGATCCTTCGATATGAGTTTTACTACATAACCTGTTGATCTAAATTGAAATCAAGGTTGGTTACACTGTCACTTACTGCGTTAATTATAATTTGATTTCGTCCATTTTCTTTTGATTGATACAAAGCGATATCTGCACGTTTGATCCAACTAACCGCATCATCGTTAGTGAAAGCTGGGCTTAAACCCGCGCTCATTGTTATTTTTGCATGGTAAGGATAGTGGTGTGTACGGATCTGCTCATTGAGCTTATTTAGTACCTTATAGGCTTCGTTTATATTGGTGTTATCAAATAAGAGTAAGAATTCATCGCCACCAAGTCGAAATAAAAGATTTAAATCCCGCGTGTGTTTATTGATGATTTCGACGATTTGTTTGATCACCTCATCACCGACATCATGACCATATAGATCATTTACTTGTTTGAAATGATCGATGTCTATTAAGGCGACACAAGCAGAGTACCCGCGCTTTTTTTGAGTAATGGAACGGTTCATAAACGCATCAAGTTGATGGCGATTCAATGCACCAGTTAATGCATCACGGGTTGATAAATAACGCAGTTCAACTTGAAGGCGATGGATTGCTTCAATGGCTACATGGGCTATGCTGGCACAGGCAATGAGTGACGACAGAAACCTAGCAGCAAACTGCCAATCGACATGATGAAAAGATGCGATGCTACAACCAACAATTAAGCAGGCATTCGTGATAAGTGCCTGACGTCGAGGAATGATGAAAACCAGTGTTACAACAATAGGGTACACCCAATAACTCACGAGCATACCGAGTTCATAAATACTTAAACTAATACAAATAACGAGTAATGAAAGTGGAATGCCATTGCCGATAATTTTGCGTTCAGCATAAAGTAAGCCAATCATTTCTATGACGAAGCTAAGCTCGAAAGCGAGGAGAGAAAGGCCTAATAAGGTTTCACCTATCAGTAAATTTTTAATACCGAGTGGTATAAAAGTGAAGATGGTTACCGCAGTAACAAATTTAAGAATGTGCTGACGACGATAAAAGTCCAGAAGTTCATCATCACCATGTTCAAAACGAAGTTTATTTAATGTCATAAGCGGCCTTATTGAAATGATTGTTGGCCAAACCAGATTCAAAGAAGCATGGTTTTACTTTGTTATGCGTTTAACTTACCTTTAAAACGTATGTTTTTAAAGCTTACTCATCCATTTATGCCTTATATGAATAGGCTTGGTGTCAAATCTTGTTATTTTTAATAGAGATAAGAGAGAACTAAGCGATAAACACAGAGCTTGTTTGGACTGAAAGGGGGAAAAATTACACTAACAGCGTAAACGTTTGCTTATAAAGTAAAATTTAATTTTTACTAACTCATTGTAAATAATCAGGTTAATTATAACTTACTGTTTTAGGTATGATTTTCTTAAAATTCTGATTGATGTTAACTAAGAATGTGTGAATAATGTCATCCCGTTTATACGGGGCTTTTATTCGGAGGTACTATGTTATACCGCCTCGCACGATCTGTTATTTTCAAGCTTGACGCTGAAAAAGCACATGATCTTGCCATTCAGAACTTCTCTCGCTTTACCGGCACTCCTCTAGATCTATTCTATCGTCAACATGTTCCTGATCGTCCTGTTGAAGTGATGGGCATTACCTTTAAAAATCCTGTTGGTCTGGCCGCTGGCCTAGATAAAAACGGCGAATGTATTGATGCATTTGGTGCAATGGGTTTTGGTTTTGTTGAAGTGGGTACGGTGACACCTCGTCCACAATCTGGCAACGACAAGCCACGCTTATTCCGCGTGATTCCAGCTGAAGGTATCATCAACCGTTTTGGTTTTAATAACCTTGGCGTTGATAACCTCATCGAGAACGTTAAAAAATCGAACTACGATGGTGTTATTGGTATCAACATTGGTAAAAACAAAGATACGCCAATAGAAAAGGGTGCTGAAGATTACCTTATCTGTATGGATAAAGTGTACGAGCACGCAGGTTATATTGCGGTTAACATTTCTTCTCCAAATACTCCGGGCTTACGTACGCTTCAGTACGGTGAAGCACTTGATGATCTTCTGGCTCAACTTAAGCAGAAACAAAAAGAGCTTGCAGAAAAGCACGGTAAGTATGTTCCACTAACACTTAAGATCGCGCCAGATCTTGAAGATCACGAGATTGTGCAAATCGCACAGTCACTGATCAAAAATGAAATCGATGGCGTTATCGGTACTAACACCACGCTTGATCGTACTTTGGTAAAAGACTTACCACATTGCGATGAAATGGGTGGGTTGAGTGGTCGTCCGTTACAAAACAAAAGCACTGAAGTGATTCGTCGTTTGGCTGAAGAGCTAGATGGCAAATTGCCGATTATCGGTGTGGGTGGTATTGATTCAGCAATTTCTGCACGAGAGAAGATGGAAGCGGGCGCTCAGCTTGTTCAAATCTATTCTGGTTTCATTTATCACGGTCCAAAACTGGTTAAAGACATTGTGACGAATATTTAACCTATCAAGGGCTAAAAGCACATTTGAAAGTGAGTTTAGCGACGCGATTGTCAAAATTACACAATGATGAACAATGAAAGGGGAATTTATTTCCCCTTTTTTTTTGTCGGTGTAAAAGTAAAATTGTTCTAAAGTTTTCTGTAAGTCGTTGGATAAACAGTATAAAGAACTAAAACTGGAGCGTTCGCGTGCTAAAGCCAAATAACTCATGGAAGTGGTATTTTGACCAACAACATAATTCCCTAATGCTAAGTTTGGGGAATGAAATGGTTTTTCGTACAGCGATTCCAGCAAAATTCTTGATCACTTGCGCGATGCAGGAAAACACCTTCACTGTTGAAGATGCTACCGCTTTTGAAACCTTCAAAAGTAGCATTGAACATCTAGACCTTCCAAAGCCACGTAAAGCCGAGTTAGCGCTTAATGCCGTTGCCGCAGGCCGGTTTCACAAACCTATGATGCCTAAAAGTTGGTTTTTCCAAACTCAGTCTCATGGTTATGAGCCAGAACAAGGCGAAATAGTAACGTTAGCGACAGAAACAGGGCATGGTAAGTTCATTGTTATTGAAAACAGTGGGAGTGCTAGCTTGTGTATGTTGGCTGAACAAGAGACTCTAGCACTCAATAGCACAAAAGAAATGAACTACTGCGATACCA containing:
- a CDS encoding NAD-glutamate dehydrogenase; this encodes MTAPDPIVPVLLEKVYGLIQEKIETPQQSLVEVFAQRLLGQLADDDLLQRNESDLYGAVLSLWHHLLKTDPEQTSVRVYNPTLSRYGWQSTHTVVEIVVPDSPFLVDSVRMTLNRLGITSHLMLNGPYFFKRDAEGVLTEACGKEGDLQTLFHIEVDRLTDKKEMEVLKQELEQVLVDVDLVVTDWQAMQDKMQAIAIELKTAPLPVDDTRREEALELLDWVTRHNFTFMGYHNYDLKAVEGDYQLCPTEDKGLGLLSKPNKARCLLLSDLPESARFEARKPEIMILTKSNGQSKIHRPAYIDYIGIKRFAEDGSVIGEHRFVGLYASTAYHQTAMNIPLIRNKMSRILEASGYSAGSHSWKALNNLLETYPRDELFQATEKEMLDVGCGVVQMQDRDLLRLFVRRDPFGRFFSCMVYVTKERYNTELRSKTQSILKDYFGSAQNVEFTTFFSESPLARTHYIVRVDNNNFNIDVKAIEHNLVEAAASWEDRIGDALVANFGESRGTSLAKNYARAFPRSYKEEMLPGSAVADIEQLESLSEDNKLGMLFYRPQEEAADSHFVKLKLFHRDEPIHLSDVMPMLENLGLRVIGESPYQITTSKGTVFWILDFAMLHNACKGIDLREARDRFQEAFSAIWHGTLESDGFNRLVLCAGLTGREITILRSYARYMRQVGFPFSQHYIEETLSSHNDLARDLVALFKLRFDPTKKHSEKAEQNLIAKLNDKLDHVESLDDDRIIRRYMEMILATQRTNYYQLDDNGKNKPWLSLKLRPSDIPDIPQPVPFFEIFVYAPDIEGVHLRGGKVARGGLRWSDRQEDFRTEILGLVKAQQVKNTVIVPVGAKGGFICKRQPQMTTREEIWTEGQRCYKRFIRALLDVTDNIIDGELIPPTNVVRHDEDDPYLVVAADKGTATFSDLANSVSEDYNFWLGDAFASGGSNGYDHKKMGITAKGAWESVKRHFRELGTDCQTTDFTCAGVGDMAGDVFGNGMLLSKHIRLVAAFNHMHIFIDPNPNSEKTWPERERLFNLPRSSWEDYDQSLISEGGGIFSRRSKSIKLTPQIQKLLGTRKQTMPPNELIRLILQMEVDLLWNGGIGTYVKAESQTHTDVGDRANDALRINGNELRAKVVGEGGNLGMTQLGRVEFAKRGGLVNTDFIDNVGGVDCSDNEVNIKILLNSLVACGDLTYKQRNLLLESMEDEVGEIVLDDAYCQSESISVTQQQQVQLLKEQIRFIHHLEREGKLDRALEDLPDDETLAEREKSGIGLTRPELAVLVAYGKMVLKEQLVTDEISNDPYHARLLPAYFPAQLKEKYRAQMDSHPLRKELIATSLANQMSNEMGCNFVTRLQEETGATVAEVSSAYAVGRSVFNFDKFFDQIRALDNAVSAETQYDMLYRCRRMLRRATRWILRNRDRKLGIEQQICVYQPVVNTLNENLERYLVTEEVQEHKDQAAIMVDKGVPQALADNIARLSSLYSAMDIAQIAKELKQEIDHISRIYFVLGAELSLHWFLQQVNNQSVDNHWQALARASFREDLDWQQRQLTSAVITAMVDGSTPEQGIEAWMQEHDKAILRWESVLAEFKVGNVHEFAKFSVALRELMLLNLNCRSSI
- a CDS encoding GGDEF domain-containing protein, whose translation is MTLNKLRFEHGDDELLDFYRRQHILKFVTAVTIFTFIPLGIKNLLIGETLLGLSLLAFELSFVIEMIGLLYAERKIIGNGIPLSLLVICISLSIYELGMLVSYWVYPIVVTLVFIIPRRQALITNACLIVGCSIASFHHVDWQFAARFLSSLIACASIAHVAIEAIHRLQVELRYLSTRDALTGALNRHQLDAFMNRSITQKKRGYSACVALIDIDHFKQVNDLYGHDVGDEVIKQIVEIINKHTRDLNLLFRLGGDEFLLLFDNTNINEAYKVLNKLNEQIRTHHYPYHAKITMSAGLSPAFTNDDAVSWIKRADIALYQSKENGRNQIIINAVSDSVTNLDFNLDQQVM
- the pyrD gene encoding quinone-dependent dihydroorotate dehydrogenase: MLYRLARSVIFKLDAEKAHDLAIQNFSRFTGTPLDLFYRQHVPDRPVEVMGITFKNPVGLAAGLDKNGECIDAFGAMGFGFVEVGTVTPRPQSGNDKPRLFRVIPAEGIINRFGFNNLGVDNLIENVKKSNYDGVIGINIGKNKDTPIEKGAEDYLICMDKVYEHAGYIAVNISSPNTPGLRTLQYGEALDDLLAQLKQKQKELAEKHGKYVPLTLKIAPDLEDHEIVQIAQSLIKNEIDGVIGTNTTLDRTLVKDLPHCDEMGGLSGRPLQNKSTEVIRRLAEELDGKLPIIGVGGIDSAISAREKMEAGAQLVQIYSGFIYHGPKLVKDIVTNI
- a CDS encoding cell division protein ZapC is translated as MLKPNNSWKWYFDQQHNSLMLSLGNEMVFRTAIPAKFLITCAMQENTFTVEDATAFETFKSSIEHLDLPKPRKAELALNAVAAGRFHKPMMPKSWFFQTQSHGYEPEQGEIVTLATETGHGKFIVIENSGSASLCMLAEQETLALNSTKEMNYCDTIKVMNDRIPPFVEELHLGLALVG